The proteins below come from a single Candidatus Cloacimonadota bacterium genomic window:
- a CDS encoding FtsX-like permease family protein: MSVFGILRIALKSLTRNKTRTFLTMLGIIIGVAAVITMIAIGQGAKKVVDDQISTMGTNVVSVMSNFTNTQSTARQAAGSGNTLEEEDVDAILDKVDGVLYASPVYNTFGQLKYGNNNWRGRIMGVDVDYFLIRDMKMESGDFFYPSEVESGAKVCVLGKTVADNLFVGEDPVGKIMRIRNIPFTVKGVLKSKGQGTMGNDQDDIVLAPFTTTSTRLIGHRWRFLTIIVSAVSQERIPIVQEDISNLMQARHSGTTAADFMVSSQTDVAEAANSVSNTMTVLLASIAGISLLVGGIGIMNIMLVSVTERIKEIGIRMAVGAGKRDVLLQFIIEAITISILGGLIGIVLGWGLAVILGKTMGWSIVVTSWSILLSVGFSCVIGIFFGWYPARKAANLNLIDALRYE, encoded by the coding sequence ATGTCTGTTTTCGGAATTCTCCGCATCGCCCTTAAATCCCTAACCCGCAATAAAACCCGCACCTTTCTGACCATGCTGGGCATCATCATCGGCGTGGCTGCCGTGATTACCATGATCGCCATCGGCCAGGGCGCCAAAAAGGTGGTGGACGACCAGATCAGCACCATGGGCACCAATGTGGTCTCCGTGATGTCCAATTTCACGAACACCCAAAGCACTGCGCGCCAGGCTGCCGGCTCCGGCAACACCCTCGAAGAGGAGGACGTGGACGCCATCCTCGACAAAGTGGACGGAGTTCTTTACGCCTCACCGGTTTACAATACTTTCGGCCAGCTTAAATACGGCAACAACAACTGGCGCGGACGCATCATGGGTGTGGACGTGGATTATTTCCTGATCCGCGATATGAAGATGGAATCGGGCGACTTCTTCTACCCCTCCGAGGTGGAGAGCGGCGCCAAGGTCTGTGTGCTGGGCAAAACCGTGGCTGACAACCTGTTCGTGGGTGAGGACCCAGTGGGCAAGATAATGCGCATCCGCAACATCCCCTTCACCGTGAAAGGCGTGCTCAAATCCAAGGGCCAGGGCACAATGGGCAACGATCAGGACGACATTGTCCTAGCTCCTTTTACCACAACCTCCACCCGACTCATCGGACACCGCTGGCGCTTCCTTACCATCATCGTTTCCGCCGTTTCGCAAGAACGCATCCCCATTGTTCAGGAAGATATCTCCAACCTCATGCAAGCCCGCCACAGCGGCACCACCGCCGCAGATTTCATGGTGAGTTCCCAAACCGACGTGGCTGAGGCCGCCAACAGCGTTTCCAACACCATGACCGTGCTTCTGGCCAGCATCGCCGGGATTTCGCTGCTCGTGGGCGGGATCGGCATTATGAACATAATGCTGGTCTCGGTTACTGAAAGGATCAAGGAAATCGGCATCCGCATGGCCGTGGGCGCCGGAAAGCGCGACGTATTGCTCCAATTCATCATTGAAGCCATCACCATCAGCATCCTCGGCGGGCTCATCGGCATCGTCCTGGGCTGGGGACTGGCAGTGATCCTGGGCAAAACCATGGGCTGGAGCATCGTGGTGACCTCCTGGTCGATCCTGCTCTCCGTCGGCTTTTCCTGCGTCATCGGCATCTTTTTTGGCTGGTATCCTGCCCGCAAAGCAGCGAACCTGAACCTCATCGACGCCCTCCGCTACGAATAG
- the nuoE gene encoding NADH-quinone oxidoreductase subunit NuoE: MEQDFSRLDALLQEYEGRKGSLIPFLQAAQELEGYLSRPALKYISERMKVPAAEICGVVTFYSMFRLEPQGKHIIRVCKGTACYVSEADGIKDALIENLKLEDGKLTTDDMLFTLMEVSCLGCCSLAPVIMIDDKTFGKLTPEAIPGILEKFRNREA, encoded by the coding sequence ATGGAACAGGACTTCAGCCGGCTGGACGCGTTGTTGCAAGAATACGAAGGCAGGAAGGGATCGCTCATACCCTTTTTACAAGCCGCACAAGAACTTGAGGGATACCTCTCCCGACCGGCACTCAAATATATATCTGAACGAATGAAAGTGCCGGCTGCCGAAATCTGCGGTGTGGTAACCTTCTACTCAATGTTTCGCCTGGAACCACAGGGCAAACACATCATCCGGGTTTGCAAGGGGACAGCCTGCTACGTGTCAGAAGCGGACGGGATCAAGGACGCGTTGATCGAAAACCTGAAGCTGGAGGACGGCAAATTGACCACTGACGACATGCTGTTCACGCTGATGGAAGTGTCCTGCCTGGGCTGCTGCTCGCTGGCGCCGGTGATCATGATAGACGACAAGACCTTTGGCAAACTCACTCCGGAAGCCATACCCGGAATCTTGGAAAAATTCCGCAACAGGGAAGCCTGA
- a CDS encoding efflux RND transporter periplasmic adaptor subunit codes for MKKYLKYVIIALLLIAAAIVFIQLRKSSNRPEWKIDSPSKGTIREVVTATGSLNPTVLVEVGTEVSGTIKTLYKDFNDKVRKGEVLARLDTEILAASVESAQAEVNKARVSRDEASMEYNNSETLFSRDMISSYELQKDKYSLDQAKLNLATALLRLQTAEKNLKNATITSPIDGVIVSREVSEGQTVAASMNSPTLFTIANNLDQMEITASVDEADIGKISVGLPVEFSVDAHAGQMFTGSVQQIRLKSETEQNVVSYSVIIDAANPDHKLLPGMTTNVTIITQSKENVIRIPETATRFTPSKEVWELFGLKWEDDLIPNARKAAMEKVMVSAPGGRAPSRDNPRPDSAKAPSGRPPRGFPGGMPPGGMPGGVNRGGGNGRNGGSALIWVLKDKTPELIMVRTGVSDGAFVEVLSPLDPDTKIITGVNYKDPSQAKVNSALQQGRPGMGPRF; via the coding sequence TCCGTGAAGTCGTTACCGCCACCGGCTCCCTCAATCCCACCGTTCTGGTGGAGGTGGGCACCGAGGTATCCGGAACCATCAAAACCCTTTACAAGGATTTCAATGACAAGGTGAGAAAAGGCGAAGTGCTGGCCCGGCTGGATACAGAAATCCTGGCCGCCAGCGTGGAATCCGCCCAAGCTGAAGTGAACAAGGCCCGCGTTTCCCGTGACGAAGCGAGCATGGAATACAACAATAGCGAGACTCTCTTCAGCCGCGACATGATCTCATCCTATGAACTGCAGAAAGACAAATACAGCCTCGACCAGGCCAAACTCAATCTGGCCACCGCCCTGCTAAGGCTGCAAACCGCTGAGAAGAACCTCAAAAACGCCACCATCACCTCGCCCATCGACGGCGTGATCGTTTCCCGCGAGGTTTCGGAAGGGCAGACAGTGGCTGCCAGCATGAACTCGCCCACCCTCTTCACCATTGCCAACAACCTGGATCAGATGGAGATCACGGCTAGTGTGGACGAGGCTGACATCGGCAAAATCTCCGTGGGTCTGCCGGTGGAATTCTCCGTGGATGCCCATGCCGGCCAGATGTTCACCGGCTCTGTGCAGCAGATCCGGCTGAAATCCGAAACCGAGCAAAACGTAGTCAGCTACAGCGTGATCATCGATGCCGCCAACCCCGACCACAAGCTGCTTCCCGGCATGACAACCAACGTGACCATCATCACTCAGTCCAAGGAAAACGTGATCCGCATCCCTGAAACCGCCACCCGCTTCACCCCCAGCAAGGAGGTGTGGGAGCTTTTTGGCCTCAAATGGGAGGATGACCTGATTCCCAATGCCCGCAAAGCAGCTATGGAAAAGGTGATGGTCTCCGCTCCCGGCGGCAGGGCTCCATCCCGCGACAATCCGAGGCCGGACAGCGCCAAAGCCCCTTCCGGACGTCCTCCACGTGGGTTCCCCGGCGGTATGCCCCCCGGCGGAATGCCCGGTGGAGTGAATCGTGGCGGAGGCAATGGCCGCAACGGCGGCTCCGCCCTGATCTGGGTGCTGAAAGACAAGACGCCGGAATTGATTATGGTGCGCACCGGAGTTTCCGACGGCGCTTTTGTGGAGGTGCTCAGCCCCCTTGATCCGGATACGAAGATCATCACCGGCGTGAACTACAAAGACCCCTCCCAGGCCAAGGTTAACAGCGCCCTCCAACAGGGCAGGCCCGGCATGGGGCCAAGGTTCTGA
- a CDS encoding 4Fe-4S binding protein, whose translation MLNLDQIKKDYQEALAHYKKRIVVCAGTGCIANGSLKIYSALKDSLAMHSLDVSIELKAHDEHDHDVLISGSGCQGFCQVGPLVTVEPDGVLYAHVKPEDADEIVGQTIVQGKLIDRLLYVNPADGRHCKGAGDIPFYTRQKRTALKECGHLDPENVNEYISHGGYFAARDAYQKYSAEELCKLYQDSGLRGRGGGGFSTGLKWELTRRQVNEKKYIVCNGDEGDPGAFMDRSILEGNPHSVVEGMMIAAAAVGADEGYVYVRMEYPLACTRIRKAISVAEELGILGDNVFGSGKSFRISVVEGAGAFVCGEETALLASIEGKRGMPNPKPPFPAESGLYGKPTVINNVETLALVPVVMREGVEAFRKVGVAKSPGTKTFALTGHVANTGLIEVPFGTTLRQIIFEIGGGVLDKDGKINNEAFKAVQIGGPSGGCLTREHLDMSLDYDSLGAVGAMVGSGGLVVMNDSSCMVKIAHFFMSFIQNESCGKCTFCRIGTRRMLEILTRITEGKGVLEDIDRLEELSVNINKASLCGLGQTGPNSVLTTLRYFKHEYLAHIEEKRCPAGVCTALLRYEIIPEKCIGCTACARKCPAQCITGTVKQPHVIDQDKCIKCGSCYKACKFNAISKG comes from the coding sequence ATGCTTAATTTGGATCAAATCAAAAAGGACTATCAGGAAGCCCTTGCTCACTACAAGAAACGCATAGTTGTCTGCGCCGGAACAGGTTGCATAGCCAATGGTTCCCTGAAGATTTACAGTGCCCTGAAGGACAGCCTTGCCATGCACTCCCTGGATGTATCCATCGAGCTGAAAGCCCATGATGAACACGATCACGATGTATTGATCTCGGGAAGCGGCTGCCAGGGCTTTTGTCAGGTTGGTCCGCTGGTCACGGTCGAGCCGGATGGCGTCCTCTATGCTCACGTGAAACCTGAAGACGCCGATGAGATCGTGGGTCAGACCATTGTGCAGGGCAAGCTGATCGACCGTTTGCTCTATGTCAACCCCGCTGATGGCAGACACTGCAAGGGCGCGGGAGACATTCCCTTTTACACCCGGCAAAAGCGCACCGCGCTTAAAGAATGCGGTCACCTGGACCCTGAAAACGTGAACGAATACATCAGTCACGGTGGTTATTTTGCTGCTCGTGACGCCTATCAGAAATACAGCGCTGAAGAACTCTGCAAACTCTATCAGGATTCTGGTTTGCGTGGGCGTGGCGGTGGTGGATTCTCCACCGGCCTGAAGTGGGAACTTACCCGCAGACAGGTGAATGAGAAAAAATACATCGTTTGTAACGGTGACGAGGGAGACCCGGGCGCTTTTATGGATCGCAGCATACTGGAAGGAAACCCTCACAGTGTGGTGGAAGGCATGATGATAGCCGCGGCGGCAGTTGGAGCCGATGAGGGCTATGTCTATGTGCGCATGGAGTATCCTCTGGCCTGCACCCGCATTCGCAAAGCTATCAGCGTGGCGGAAGAGCTCGGTATTCTGGGCGACAACGTCTTTGGCAGCGGCAAGAGCTTCCGTATCAGCGTTGTTGAAGGTGCCGGAGCTTTCGTCTGTGGGGAGGAAACGGCTCTGCTGGCTTCCATCGAAGGCAAGCGCGGCATGCCCAATCCCAAGCCGCCCTTCCCTGCTGAAAGCGGTCTCTATGGCAAACCAACTGTGATCAATAACGTTGAGACTCTGGCTTTGGTGCCGGTGGTGATGCGGGAAGGCGTTGAGGCTTTCCGGAAAGTTGGCGTTGCCAAATCTCCGGGAACCAAGACTTTTGCGCTCACGGGACATGTTGCCAATACAGGTTTGATAGAAGTCCCCTTTGGCACCACTCTGCGTCAGATCATCTTTGAGATCGGTGGAGGAGTGCTGGATAAGGATGGCAAGATCAATAACGAAGCCTTCAAGGCGGTTCAGATCGGCGGTCCTTCCGGTGGTTGCCTCACACGCGAACATCTTGATATGTCTCTGGATTATGATTCTCTGGGGGCAGTTGGGGCCATGGTTGGTTCCGGTGGTCTGGTTGTGATGAATGACTCCAGTTGCATGGTTAAGATCGCTCATTTCTTCATGAGCTTCATCCAAAATGAATCCTGTGGGAAATGCACTTTCTGCCGCATTGGCACCAGGCGCATGCTGGAAATACTTACCCGCATCACGGAAGGCAAAGGGGTTTTGGAAGATATCGACCGTCTGGAGGAACTTTCCGTGAACATCAACAAAGCTTCGCTCTGCGGCCTCGGCCAGACGGGGCCAAATTCGGTGCTCACAACCCTCCGCTATTTCAAACACGAATATCTGGCGCACATTGAGGAAAAGCGCTGCCCCGCCGGCGTTTGCACAGCCTTGCTGCGTTATGAGATAATACCGGAAAAGTGCATCGGCTGCACAGCCTGCGCGCGCAAGTGCCCAGCGCAATGCATAACCGGGACAGTGAAACAACCGCATGTGATAGATCAGGACAAATGCATAAAATGCGGCTCCTGCTACAAAGCCTGCAAGTTTAATGCCATCAGCAAAGGCTAG
- a CDS encoding ABC transporter ATP-binding protein yields the protein MTARTLLSARGITKTYTMGEIQVHALRGIDLDVQSGEFIAIMGASGSGKTTFMNLIGCLDKPSSGTYILDGYDVHAMNDAEITQVRNRKIGYVFQSFYLLPRTTALENVELPLLYSKNIHAKDRRAMALKALETVGLHDRARHFPNQLSGGQQQRVAIARAIVNDPVFLLADEPTGNLDTRTSVEVMEFFQKLHAEGKTIILVTHEFDISQYATRIITFRDGRIISDLPNPDPRNATEDLKKLPRLDDSEEVA from the coding sequence ATGACGGCAAGAACCCTGCTCAGCGCGCGCGGAATCACCAAAACCTACACCATGGGCGAAATCCAGGTTCACGCCCTGCGCGGGATCGATCTGGACGTTCAGTCCGGTGAATTCATCGCCATCATGGGCGCCAGCGGCTCCGGCAAGACCACCTTCATGAACCTGATCGGCTGCTTGGACAAACCCAGCTCCGGAACCTACATCCTGGACGGCTACGACGTTCACGCCATGAATGATGCCGAGATCACTCAGGTGCGCAACCGCAAGATCGGTTATGTGTTCCAGAGTTTTTACCTCTTGCCCCGCACCACGGCGCTGGAGAATGTGGAACTTCCCCTACTCTATTCCAAAAACATCCATGCCAAAGACCGCCGCGCCATGGCCCTCAAAGCTCTCGAAACTGTGGGCTTACATGACCGAGCTCGCCATTTCCCTAACCAGCTTTCCGGCGGACAGCAGCAGCGCGTCGCCATCGCCCGCGCCATCGTCAACGACCCCGTGTTCCTGCTCGCGGATGAGCCCACGGGCAATCTGGACACCCGCACCAGCGTGGAAGTGATGGAATTTTTTCAGAAACTGCACGCCGAGGGCAAAACCATTATCTTGGTGACCCACGAATTCGACATCTCCCAATACGCGACCCGGATCATCACTTTCCGCGACGGGCGCATCATCTCCGATTTGCCCAATCCCGATCCCCGCAATGCCACTGAAGACCTGAAGAAGCTGCCCCGCCTAGATGACAGCGAGGAGGTGGCCTGA
- a CDS encoding T9SS type A sorting domain-containing protein, which yields MKKPALILLVFALAALSAAPRGLTSREIVIEDAVVVVQPEAVLTIPAPAPANPGCGLRENWCPLLEMSLGFVLPAGEQFGIYFDNKEQFANPYFTGGSVVNESHYRQAVAKAPTWIQAELHKTLLQLDYYPRMHFSTLIINAPDPIVDEIAFCVATASPQYLNSSFAYPELFTENAEWIYSVASQLPYVEIVDVGSAATGGDYYSTARYWKKDANGQFQQVTVPREIYYWYLVNPKITDEIQAYIDPNIVENNSTHSNNIAAPWNGGKFWRSYFYDFDDDVHPVLCDTLTQCLSVFNRDGSPGDAIRAITWWINQNMSFTSNNERPHQPVRIFAKRFGRCGEYADFSSAVARTALIPCTNISSVSTDHTWNEFWEDGWVSWEPVNGYLNNPLVYENGWGRVFGSVFEERSDGLFSPVTERYSEGVATINIQVVDQDMQPVDAARVVLAIFESSPRFDCEAYTDNNGMVSFKVGENRDYRARTETMFGQYPAIPGTYTQLVANTVNGETYNYQFQIAAPMPQPTIEALATPPDPEQDYRFTVDFQSLGYFVTGRTLWDDIDVLGAPARYYQHVYEPSTVSFLVVDADNAIFLDLGNFCSAYSYTGPVASGNAVFDIPAGQNWYALLDNSHRHGNAVLLSGTLAFEYWNTAVSDPQLPVAVFSLDAIAPNPFSEKTRIGLQLKEPAEMGLSIYNLRGEKVREFSAQKLSAGQQWLEWDGRNDHAEALPSGVYFLKASAGKDVQVRKLLLLK from the coding sequence ATGAAAAAGCCTGCCCTGATTCTTTTGGTTTTCGCCCTGGCCGCTCTGAGTGCTGCTCCGCGCGGCCTCACCAGCCGGGAAATAGTTATCGAGGACGCGGTGGTTGTGGTTCAGCCGGAAGCGGTTTTGACTATCCCCGCTCCAGCGCCTGCTAATCCGGGGTGCGGGCTCCGCGAGAACTGGTGCCCACTGCTGGAAATGTCGCTGGGTTTTGTGCTTCCGGCCGGAGAGCAGTTTGGCATCTATTTTGACAACAAGGAACAGTTTGCCAATCCCTATTTCACGGGCGGGAGTGTGGTTAACGAATCGCATTACAGACAAGCCGTGGCCAAGGCTCCGACCTGGATCCAGGCTGAACTGCACAAAACGCTGCTGCAGCTTGACTATTATCCCCGGATGCATTTCTCCACCCTGATAATCAACGCGCCGGACCCCATCGTGGACGAGATCGCTTTCTGCGTGGCGACAGCCTCGCCCCAGTATCTGAACTCCAGTTTCGCTTACCCGGAACTGTTCACCGAAAACGCCGAGTGGATCTATTCCGTTGCCTCCCAACTGCCCTATGTGGAAATAGTGGATGTGGGTTCCGCCGCCACCGGCGGGGATTACTATTCCACCGCCCGCTACTGGAAAAAGGACGCTAATGGCCAATTTCAGCAGGTAACCGTCCCCAGGGAGATCTATTACTGGTATCTGGTGAATCCCAAGATAACTGACGAAATCCAGGCCTATATCGATCCCAACATTGTGGAAAACAACAGCACCCATTCCAACAATATCGCAGCTCCCTGGAATGGGGGAAAATTCTGGCGCTCATATTTTTACGACTTCGACGACGATGTCCATCCGGTGCTTTGCGATACCCTGACACAGTGCCTGAGCGTGTTCAACCGCGACGGATCACCCGGAGACGCCATCCGCGCCATCACTTGGTGGATAAACCAGAACATGAGTTTCACCTCAAACAACGAGCGCCCGCATCAGCCGGTGCGCATTTTCGCCAAACGATTTGGACGCTGCGGCGAATACGCCGACTTCAGTTCCGCCGTGGCACGGACGGCCCTTATCCCCTGCACCAATATCAGTTCCGTCTCCACCGACCACACCTGGAACGAGTTTTGGGAAGACGGCTGGGTTTCCTGGGAGCCGGTGAACGGCTATCTGAATAACCCGCTGGTGTATGAAAACGGATGGGGCAGGGTGTTTGGCAGCGTGTTCGAGGAAAGGTCCGACGGCTTGTTCTCGCCGGTCACGGAGCGGTATTCGGAAGGCGTGGCCACCATCAACATTCAGGTGGTGGATCAAGACATGCAGCCGGTGGACGCCGCAAGGGTGGTTCTGGCCATCTTTGAGTCCTCGCCCCGCTTCGATTGTGAGGCCTATACTGACAACAACGGCATGGTGAGCTTCAAAGTGGGCGAAAACCGTGATTACCGTGCCCGGACGGAAACCATGTTCGGGCAATATCCTGCCATTCCTGGAACCTACACACAACTGGTGGCAAACACGGTGAACGGCGAAACCTATAATTACCAGTTCCAGATCGCCGCGCCGATGCCCCAGCCAACGATCGAGGCGTTGGCCACACCGCCTGATCCGGAGCAGGATTACCGTTTCACGGTGGATTTCCAGAGCCTGGGCTATTTTGTTACCGGCAGAACGCTTTGGGACGATATCGATGTTCTGGGCGCACCGGCCAGATATTACCAACATGTGTATGAGCCCTCCACCGTTTCCTTTTTGGTGGTTGACGCTGACAACGCCATCTTCCTGGATTTGGGCAATTTCTGCAGCGCCTACTCTTATACGGGCCCGGTTGCTTCCGGCAACGCGGTTTTTGACATTCCCGCGGGCCAGAACTGGTATGCCCTGCTGGATAATTCGCACCGGCACGGCAACGCTGTTTTGCTCTCCGGAACGCTGGCCTTCGAATATTGGAACACCGCCGTCAGCGATCCGCAACTGCCGGTGGCGGTTTTCAGCCTGGACGCCATCGCGCCCAATCCTTTCAGCGAAAAGACCAGGATTGGCCTGCAACTGAAAGAGCCGGCGGAGATGGGGTTGAGCATTTACAACCTCCGGGGAGAGAAGGTTCGCGAGTTCAGCGCTCAGAAACTCTCCGCGGGTCAGCAATGGCTTGAGTGGGACGGAAGGAATGACCACGCCGAAGCCTTGCCCAGCGGGGTATATTTCCTGAAAGCGTCTGCGGGAAAGGATGTCCAGGTTCGCAAACTGCTGCTGCTGAAATAA